A stretch of DNA from Candidatus Saccharibacteria bacterium oral taxon 488:
GTACGCCTTCAAATACCTTGGCTTTAGGGGTAATATGGGCCGCTACTTTGTTAATCCACTGCGCGATCCGATTATGGCGTTTGTCGGCATTCTGGAGCTGGTGGCAGAGTTCTCGCGCCTGCTTGGGCTGAGCTTCCGTTTGTTTGGTAATGTATTGGCCGGCGAAGTACTGTTGATCATGATCGCCTTTTTGACACAGTATATCTCGCCGGCGGCCCTGCAGCCATTTTATCTGTTTGAGCTGTTCATCGGTGGTATTCAGGCGTACATTTTCTTTATGTTGTCAACGGTATTTATTTCGCTGGGGCTGGCTCACCACGACACGCACGAGCCGACTGATCATGCTCATTCACCTGCTGATACGACGAAACTCGCGGCGGCGAATGATTAGAAAAGTAAAGTATTAAATAAAGGAGAAATTATATGAAAGAATTAGCATTTGCACTCACCTACGCCATCCCGGCTGCGCTGGCAGCGATCGGCGCTGGTATCGTCGGCGCGGCAGCGATGAACGCGGCTGGCCGCAACCCAGAGAAAATTAACGATCTACGCACCATGATGATCCTCGGTATTTCGTTCATCGACGCCCTAGCGATCATCGGTTTCGTGGCGGCTATCGTCGGCAAAGTTATGTAATTTGAGGGGTAAATTGTGGAGACTATATTGACACAATTTGCGAGTGCCGAAGCGCACACGGCCGAAAAGGCTGACTTGTTCAGTTCGCTGGGTATTGACTGGAAGCTGCTGATGTTACAAACGGTGGCGTTTCTAATCTTGCTAGTGATTCTCCGCAAGTGGGTGTATCCGCCACTGGCAGCGATGCTCGACAAGCGCGAAAAAGACATGCGCACAGCCGAAAAGGCGGCGCAGTCGGCGCGTGATAACGCTGATAAGGCTGAAAAAATGACCAACGAGTTGATGCGAAAAGCTCGGGCGGAGGCCAGTGATATCGTGGCGGCAGCGCGCGAGGAGGCGGCCTCGGTCGTCGAGCAAGCTGCGGCTAAGGCGACTGCCAAGTCTGAGACCATCGTTAGCGCGGCGCAGGCGGAAATTGCTAAGGAAGTTGAGCAGGCCAAGAAAGCATTGCACAATGAAACGCTGGAGTTGGTGGCTGAGGCAACTGGCAAGGTTTTGAACGAAAAGGTTGATGCTAAGACAGACGCCACGCTGATCGCAACTGCGGTCAAGGAGGTTGCCTGATCATGGCGCGGACGCTTCGGCGAAAGTTGGCGCAGCATGCGGCCGAGCGGTTGCTCAAGGGCGACGCAGCAGTGATTGATGAGCTAGCGGCGCTGATCGTCCACGAGCGGCGCGAGCGAGAGGTTGATCTGTTGGTGCAGGATATTGAGGCGAAATTGGCTGAGCGCGGGATGATTGTGGCGACGGTGGAAAGCGCAACACCGCTGGACGCGGCGACAAAGGATGCGATTAAACGACTACTATCATCTAACTCGGGTATGGAGTCGCTGACATCTGTAGAGGGTCGCTCTGCAGCCCGAGCGTCCGGAAAGGACGCCCGGAGCGAAGCCCGCGTACCCGAAGCAGATGGTAGCGACCACGCCGCTCAGCATGTCGAACTTCCTGATACGGAAGTTCCGAGCGACCGCATCGTTCAGGTGCGCCTGCGCGAAATCATCCGTTCCGAGTTGATCGGCGGGGTGAAGATTACCACGCCGACTCAAGTGATGGACGCGACAATTGCCAAGAAACTAAACGACTTGCGGGCGAAGAAAATCTAGGAGGAAAAATGAGCAAGATTGATGTGACAGAACTAGCCAAAAGCCTGCGGGAAAAAATCGCGCAGCTGGAGGCGACGGAAGGACTAGAGGACGCTGGTGTGGTCATCCGCGTCGGCGACGGCGTGGCGTGGGTGCACGGCCTCAGTAAAGCTGGCTACAGCGAAGTGCTAGAAATTGAGACTGATGGCGGCGTGGTGGAGGCGTTTGCGCTGAACTTGATGGAAGATGAAATCGGTGCGGTGATTCTCGGCGGCGAGGAGAAGGTCAAAGCTGGCGCCAGCGTTCACCGCAAGGGTGCGGTGCTGGATGTACCAGTTGGCGAGGAGCTGCTTGGCCGGGTGGTTGACCCGCTGGGTCGGCCGCTTGATGGTGGACCAGCTATCAAGACGAAGCAACGCGGGCTGATTGAGCGCCCAGCCATCGGCGTGATGGGCCGTAAGTCGGTGCATGAGCCGCTGATGACCGGTATCATGTCAATTGACGCCATGTTCCCGATCGGTCGCGGGCAGCGTGAGCTGATCATCGGTGACCGTCAGACGGGAAAGACGGCGATTGCTATCGACACCATGATCAACCAGGCACGGCAAAAGACCGGTGTGGTCAACGTCTACGTGGCGATTGGACAGAAATTATCAAAGATTGCCCGGCTGGTTGACCGCTTGAAAGAAGAAGGCGTGATGGAGCAAACCATCGTGGTGGCGACCAGCCCGTCGGATGCGGCTTCCCTGCTGTACCTGGCGCCGTACGCTGGTACGGCCATGGGTGAATATTTCCGTGACAACGGTGGCCACGCACTGATGATTTATGACGATTTGACCAAGCACGCCGTGGCTTACCGCCAGATGTCGCTCTTGCTCCGTCGTCCACCGGGACGCGAGGCGTATCCTGGTGATGTGTTCTACCTGCACTCTCGCCTGCTCGAGCGTTCAGCCAAGTTGTCGGACGAGTTGGGTGCTGGTTCATTGACTGCTCTGCCAATCATCGAGACGCAGGCTGGCGACATCTCGGCGTATATTCCAACCAACGTGATTTCCATCACTGACGGTCAGATTTTCCTGGAGACTGACCTGTTCTATCAGGGCATCCGCCCAGCCATCTCTGCTGGTCTATCGGTTTCCCGTGTCGGTGGTGCTGCTCAGACGAAGGCGGTTAAATCGGTCGGTGGTAACTTGAAATTGGGCTTAAGCCAGTTCCGTGAGCTGGCTAGTTTCGCTCAGTTTGGTTCGGACCTGGATGATGCGACCAAGGCGCAAATCGATCGCGGCCAACGTCTGACTGAGCTACTGAAGCAGCCACAGTACCAGCCGATGAGCGTCTGGGAGCAATTTGTCAGTATTCATGCGGTGACTAGCGGCGCGTTTGACGACGTGCCAGTCGCTAAGATCAAGGAAGCGCAGGCTGCCCTATTGACACAACTTTGGAAAAATAATAAAGACGCAATGCGTGAACTTAATAAGGGTGCCAAACCGACTGACGAGCAGCTCCAGGTCATCGACGAGGCAACCCAAGTGGCAGCGAAAGGGTTCGAGGAGTAATCCATGCCGAGTACTCGTGCGCTGAAAAATCGTATTCGCTCGGTGGATTCGACCAAGCAAATCACCAAGGCGATGCAATTGGTGGCGGCCAGCAAAATGCGTCGCGCTCAAGAGGCGGACAAGGCTTCGGCTCCCTACACCATGGCGGCCGAGGAATTGCTGAGCTACCTAGCCAGCCAGGGTGCGACCGACAATCACCCGCTGTTTAAGCGCCGCAAAATTACCAAACGCCTAATTATCGTCATTGCTAGCGACAAGGGTCTGGCTGGCGCGTACAATACCAACGTCTTGAAAAAATATCTGGAGCTGCTGAAGCGTGATGATGAGCGTGGCATCGAGAATTTGACCTTGACGATTGGCCGCCGAGCTTCGCAATTTGCCTCGCGCCTGAAGGATACGAAGATTATCGG
This window harbors:
- a CDS encoding F0F1 ATP synthase subunit alpha — encoded protein: MSKIDVTELAKSLREKIAQLEATEGLEDAGVVIRVGDGVAWVHGLSKAGYSEVLEIETDGGVVEAFALNLMEDEIGAVILGGEEKVKAGASVHRKGAVLDVPVGEELLGRVVDPLGRPLDGGPAIKTKQRGLIERPAIGVMGRKSVHEPLMTGIMSIDAMFPIGRGQRELIIGDRQTGKTAIAIDTMINQARQKTGVVNVYVAIGQKLSKIARLVDRLKEEGVMEQTIVVATSPSDAASLLYLAPYAGTAMGEYFRDNGGHALMIYDDLTKHAVAYRQMSLLLRRPPGREAYPGDVFYLHSRLLERSAKLSDELGAGSLTALPIIETQAGDISAYIPTNVISITDGQIFLETDLFYQGIRPAISAGLSVSRVGGAAQTKAVKSVGGNLKLGLSQFRELASFAQFGSDLDDATKAQIDRGQRLTELLKQPQYQPMSVWEQFVSIHAVTSGAFDDVPVAKIKEAQAALLTQLWKNNKDAMRELNKGAKPTDEQLQVIDEATQVAAKGFEE
- a CDS encoding ATP synthase F0 subunit C, with product MKELAFALTYAIPAALAAIGAGIVGAAAMNAAGRNPEKINDLRTMMILGISFIDALAIIGFVAAIVGKVM
- a CDS encoding F0F1 ATP synthase subunit delta, yielding MARTLRRKLAQHAAERLLKGDAAVIDELAALIVHERREREVDLLVQDIEAKLAERGMIVATVESATPLDAATKDAIKRLLSSNSGMESLTSVEGRSAARASGKDARSEARVPEADGSDHAAQHVELPDTEVPSDRIVQVRLREIIRSELIGGVKITTPTQVMDATIAKKLNDLRAKKI
- the atpF gene encoding F0F1 ATP synthase subunit B gives rise to the protein METILTQFASAEAHTAEKADLFSSLGIDWKLLMLQTVAFLILLVILRKWVYPPLAAMLDKREKDMRTAEKAAQSARDNADKAEKMTNELMRKARAEASDIVAAAREEAASVVEQAAAKATAKSETIVSAAQAEIAKEVEQAKKALHNETLELVAEATGKVLNEKVDAKTDATLIATAVKEVA